The following proteins come from a genomic window of Chryseobacterium glaciei:
- a CDS encoding antirestriction protein ArdA: protein MAKLQNCLQNACIYVGTYRKYNNSSLYGKWLNLSDYSDYDELLTAMYELHFDESDPEFMFQDYEAPKFFINQGLISECHISKDIYEIAEKINDSDLDFDIIEAYVDCRGNYFQNIQGLLDEVSESYSGEHNSDEDFVQEMLEQDGSIPENLPSYIYIDWTSTARHLMYDYSTSNGYYFRN, encoded by the coding sequence ATGGCAAAGTTACAAAATTGTCTTCAAAATGCCTGCATTTATGTGGGAACGTATCGCAAGTACAACAATTCAAGTTTGTACGGAAAATGGCTAAATCTTTCGGATTACTCCGATTATGACGAATTACTTACTGCAATGTATGAGTTGCACTTTGATGAATCCGACCCTGAGTTTATGTTTCAGGATTATGAAGCCCCAAAATTCTTTATCAATCAGGGTTTAATAAGTGAATGTCATATTTCAAAGGACATTTACGAGATTGCAGAGAAAATCAATGATTCCGATTTAGATTTTGACATTATTGAAGCCTATGTAGATTGTAGAGGCAACTACTTTCAAAACATACAAGGGCTATTGGATGAAGTTTCGGAATCTTATTCTGGTGAGCATAACTCAGATGAAGACTTTGTACAGGAAATGTTAGAACAGGATGGTAGCATTCCCGAAAATTTACCCTCATACATTTACATTGACTGGACTTCTACAGCAAGACATCTAATGTATGACTATTCAACCTCAAACGGATACTATTTCAGAAATTAA
- a CDS encoding PIN domain-containing protein, whose product MSGDKDMFIINKIFPNAKDIFAVSGRPVSEIKNDCLFVFDTNSLILPYTTSSESLDELKKVYTKIIQEKRFFIPGQVAREFARIRPEKIKEVFQQLTKSRNSIPSLGIGKYPLLDGIKEYDELFAKESEINSLVKDYTKQLGKVIEHVKEWSWNDPVSQLYKGLFTDEVIYDIELDEVKMKQELEYRYENKIPPGYEDRNKEDGGIGDLLIWFTILELAEKHTKDIIFISGDEKKDWFYQSEKQSLYPKFELTAEFRSKAPGKTFSIIKLSELLELYGVDEKVVKELEHEEQETLHSDSLTFNKSDIQSKIVQWIRNNYKYQNLISINNIDFPRISISVENGRGRIGFEIIDFTSIGNLKSRVLQVLKQIRTSTNQYEKICFIIAYGDFMMMEEVVNSLDAIKSILLMSDTDFNVEIIPGFIKRDGFEKIFQ is encoded by the coding sequence ATGAGTGGTGATAAAGATATGTTTATCATAAATAAGATTTTCCCAAACGCAAAAGATATTTTTGCTGTATCAGGAAGACCTGTCTCTGAAATAAAAAATGATTGTCTTTTTGTATTTGATACAAACTCTTTGATATTACCTTATACAACAAGTTCAGAAAGCCTTGATGAACTAAAAAAGGTATATACAAAAATTATTCAAGAGAAAAGGTTTTTCATTCCAGGGCAAGTAGCACGTGAGTTTGCAAGAATCAGACCTGAGAAAATTAAAGAAGTTTTCCAACAATTGACAAAAAGTAGAAATAGCATACCATCACTAGGAATAGGTAAATACCCATTGTTAGATGGTATAAAAGAATATGACGAGCTGTTTGCAAAAGAAAGTGAAATCAATTCTTTAGTAAAAGACTATACAAAACAATTAGGAAAAGTTATTGAGCATGTTAAGGAGTGGTCTTGGAATGACCCTGTAAGTCAGCTTTACAAAGGTTTGTTTACGGATGAAGTAATCTATGATATTGAATTGGATGAGGTGAAAATGAAACAAGAGCTAGAGTATAGATATGAAAATAAAATTCCTCCTGGATATGAGGATAGAAACAAAGAAGATGGAGGGATTGGTGATTTATTAATATGGTTTACTATTCTAGAGCTAGCTGAGAAACATACAAAAGATATAATTTTTATATCTGGTGATGAAAAGAAAGATTGGTTTTATCAAAGCGAGAAACAGAGTTTATATCCTAAATTTGAATTAACTGCTGAGTTCAGAAGTAAAGCTCCTGGTAAAACATTTAGTATCATTAAACTTTCTGAACTTTTAGAATTATATGGAGTAGATGAGAAGGTCGTAAAGGAATTAGAGCATGAAGAACAAGAAACTTTACATTCAGATTCATTAACCTTTAATAAATCTGATATTCAATCTAAAATTGTACAGTGGATAAGGAATAACTATAAATATCAGAATCTAATCAGCATTAATAATATTGATTTTCCCAGAATATCAATAAGTGTTGAAAATGGAAGAGGCAGGATAGGTTTTGAAATAATTGATTTTACTAGTATTGGTAATTTGAAATCTAGAGTTTTACAAGTGTTAAAGCAGATTCGTACTTCTACTAATCAATATGAAAAAATATGTTTCATTATCGCATATGGTGACTTTATGATGATGGAGGAGGTGGTTAATAGCCTTGATGCAATTAAATCAATACTTCTTATGTCAGATACAGATTTTAATGTAGAAATTATTCCCGGATTCATTAAGAGAGATGGGTTTGAAAAAATCTTTCAATAG
- a CDS encoding XRE family transcriptional regulator has product MSIFSENIRYLRGKLGVSQQSVADSINITRGRYAKYEDSANSPSPEILISVSRYYKISIDLLLTIDLKRYSIDDILKLPDNRIVLPIKVGKTGENKIEIIPHKGKMGYLTGYNDPDYIERLQHMSLPFLRNGKYRAFPVEGDSMPPYNDGTHIIGKYLESKEDLKKGKSYMFVTRDGIVYKRFGKLDNSGTFVSSDNLFYEPYEIEWKDILEIWEFAGSVNTKELETPSNNFEEIKIMFKALQNEIKSLHCP; this is encoded by the coding sequence ATGTCAATTTTTTCAGAAAACATCAGGTATTTGAGAGGTAAGCTTGGAGTATCACAACAAAGTGTTGCTGATAGCATTAACATTACACGTGGTAGATACGCTAAGTATGAAGATTCGGCTAACAGTCCATCACCCGAAATTCTAATTAGTGTTTCAAGATATTATAAAATTAGTATTGATTTATTACTGACTATTGATTTGAAAAGATATTCAATTGATGATATTTTAAAGCTTCCTGATAACCGAATTGTCTTACCTATCAAAGTTGGAAAAACTGGTGAAAATAAAATTGAGATTATCCCTCATAAAGGAAAGATGGGTTATCTTACTGGCTACAATGACCCTGACTACATTGAGCGTTTACAACATATGTCTCTTCCCTTTTTAAGAAATGGTAAGTACAGAGCTTTTCCTGTTGAGGGAGATTCTATGCCTCCTTACAATGATGGAACTCACATAATCGGAAAATACCTTGAAAGTAAAGAAGACTTGAAGAAAGGTAAAAGTTATATGTTCGTCACTAGAGACGGTATAGTTTACAAAAGGTTTGGTAAACTTGATAATTCTGGCACTTTTGTGAGTTCTGACAATCTTTTCTATGAACCTTATGAGATTGAATGGAAAGACATTCTAGAAATTTGGGAATTTGCTGGAAGCGTTAACACAAAGGAACTTGAAACTCCCAGCAACAATTTTGAAGAGATAAAGATAATGTTCAAAGCTTTACAAAATGAAATTAAATCATTGCATTGTCCTTAA
- a CDS encoding recombinase family protein: protein MTIQPQTDTISEINNNLAPCYQGALYYNQMKARYIRVSTGNQNTGRQLQKSHPNEKLYIDIISGATPFSQRLEGKKMLEDIEAGLIDYISVHSIDRLGRNLFDILTTLELLNEKKIVLKVDNLGIESLVNGKPNSAFKLIISVIGNIAEMERDSLLERQREGIAIAKAKGIYKGREKGSKETDEQVLDKYKEVVKYLKKGQSLRDTAKLCHVSLGTVQKVKQILNKKN, encoded by the coding sequence ATGACTATTCAACCTCAAACGGATACTATTTCAGAAATTAACAACAACCTTGCACCCTGCTATCAGGGTGCTTTATACTATAATCAAATGAAAGCAAGATATATAAGGGTTTCTACTGGAAATCAAAATACTGGAAGACAATTACAGAAGAGCCACCCCAATGAAAAGCTTTACATTGACATCATTAGTGGGGCTACACCATTCAGCCAAAGACTAGAAGGGAAAAAGATGCTTGAAGATATAGAAGCTGGTTTAATAGACTATATTTCGGTTCACTCCATTGATAGGCTCGGCAGAAACTTATTTGACATTTTAACCACTTTAGAGCTCCTAAATGAAAAGAAAATCGTTTTGAAAGTAGACAATCTCGGAATTGAAAGTTTAGTTAATGGTAAGCCCAATTCTGCCTTTAAATTAATTATCTCTGTTATTGGCAATATTGCTGAGATGGAACGAGATTCACTCTTGGAAAGACAGAGAGAAGGAATCGCAATAGCTAAAGCCAAAGGAATTTATAAAGGTAGAGAAAAAGGGTCAAAAGAAACAGATGAGCAGGTTTTAGATAAGTATAAAGAAGTTGTAAAATATCTAAAAAAAGGACAATCTTTGAGAGATACAGCTAAACTGTGTCACGTTAGTTTAGGGACAGTTCAAAAAGTAAAACAGATTTTAAATAAAAAAAACTAA
- the dinB gene encoding DNA polymerase IV: protein MKRSIVHMDLDTFFVSCERLKNSELIGKPVIIGGGDRGVVASCSYETRFFGVTSAMPIKMALRLCPEARVIKGDMEMYSNMSHTVTEIIQEKVPVLEKASIDEFYLDLSGMDKFFGCYKWTTEIASNITKETGLPISFALSTNKTVSKIGTGESKPVGRLQVQEELVRLFLNPLSIKKIPMVGNQTFQLLSRIGVRTIQTLSEMPVEVLHQLIGKNGIELSKKANGIDETPVVPYSERKSISTENTFAQDTIDIQGIKSILSGMVEQLGFQLRKEKWLTSTVVVKIRYSNFDTETKQFKIPYTSADHTLLKYALELFNKLYTRRIRIRLIGVKFTGLVHGCHQMNLFEDTEELISLYQTMDYLKHRFGSNSVMKASGFLK from the coding sequence ATGAAACGGAGTATTGTACACATGGATTTGGATACTTTTTTTGTCTCTTGTGAAAGGCTTAAAAACTCAGAACTTATTGGGAAGCCTGTAATTATAGGAGGCGGAGATAGAGGTGTTGTTGCTTCATGTTCCTATGAAACAAGATTTTTTGGAGTAACAAGTGCAATGCCTATAAAAATGGCTTTAAGGCTTTGCCCAGAGGCAAGAGTGATTAAAGGAGATATGGAAATGTACTCTAACATGTCGCATACTGTAACAGAAATTATTCAGGAAAAAGTACCTGTCTTAGAAAAAGCCAGTATTGATGAATTTTATTTGGATTTATCAGGAATGGATAAGTTCTTCGGATGCTATAAATGGACTACCGAAATTGCCTCTAACATAACGAAAGAAACTGGATTGCCCATCAGCTTTGCATTGTCAACCAATAAAACTGTTTCTAAGATAGGAACAGGAGAATCTAAACCAGTTGGCAGATTACAAGTACAAGAGGAACTAGTAAGACTATTTTTAAATCCTCTTTCCATAAAGAAGATTCCAATGGTCGGAAATCAAACTTTCCAACTACTATCAAGAATTGGTGTAAGAACGATTCAAACTCTTTCTGAAATGCCAGTTGAGGTTTTGCATCAGCTAATAGGAAAAAATGGTATTGAGCTGTCTAAAAAAGCAAACGGGATTGATGAGACACCTGTAGTACCTTATAGTGAAAGAAAGTCCATTTCAACGGAAAATACCTTTGCACAAGATACAATAGACATCCAAGGAATTAAAAGTATTTTATCTGGTATGGTTGAGCAATTGGGATTTCAACTTAGAAAGGAAAAATGGTTGACTTCAACTGTAGTGGTGAAAATCAGATATAGCAATTTTGATACTGAAACTAAACAATTTAAAATTCCATATACATCAGCAGACCATACTTTGCTCAAGTACGCATTAGAACTCTTCAATAAACTTTATACAAGAAGAATTAGGATAAGATTGATTGGAGTCAAATTTACAGGCTTGGTACATGGTTGTCATCAAATGAACTTGTTTGAGGATACAGAAGAGCTGATATCATTATATCAGACTATGGATTATTTGAAACATAGGTTTGGTAGTAATAGTGTCATGAAAGCTTCAGGATTTCTAAAATAA